AGAGTTAAGCACTCAAGAGCTTATCGACATAGGGAAGCGTGCGCAAAAAAGTATCCTGGAAAAATATTCTTACGCCACCATCTTTCCCCAAAAGGCAAAAGTAATTCAGGCACTTTTAGAAACCGGGGTGCCGCCGGTGGCAGAGAAATTCCCTTTTGTGTACCAGGAAGCTTTTGCCACGGTACCGGCGCAGAATGATATGCTAACAGTCATCATCCCATTCTATAACATGGGACAATATATCAATGAAACTCTCCAGTCTGTTCTCGCTTCTGATTACCCGCACCTTGAACTTATAATCATTGATGACGGAAGCACTGAGGCTCAAAGTATTCAAGTGCTGCAGGAAATAGAGAAAGATCCTAAAATCACCGTTCTAAGAAAACAAAATGAAGGCCTGGCTACGGCCAGAAATTTTGGCGCCTCAAAGGCTGCAGGCTCTTACATAGCCTTTCTGGATGCGGATGATAAAGTAAGCCCTACGTATTATTTTAAAGCCATCTCAATATTAAAAGCATACTCCAATGTTTTTTTTGTAGGGTGCTGGGTCCAATATTTTGGAAGGTCAGAAAAGACTTGGATCACCTTTAATCCCCAGCCGCCTTATTTATTAACGCACAACATGATCAATAGCAGTGGGTTAGTCTATAAGAAAGACGCTTTCCTAATGGCCGGGCAGAATGATGCCCAACTGGAGTTTGGACTGGAAGACTATGATAGTGTTTTGGGCTTGGTAAAACATGGATTCAATGGAGTAGCAATTCCAGAATTCCATTTCCATTATAGGGTAAGAAAGGGTTCTATGTTCAGGAGCCTGAACAAGAACAAGTTGGTATTCTCTTACAAATACATTGCAGAAAAACATTCTTTGCTTTTTAGTAAATTCGGGCCTCAAATTTCCCATTTGCTTACTGCAAACGGGCCTGGTTTCTTCTATGAGAGCCCTACTGAAGAAATTAATTTAAAATTAGGTTCAGGTTTAACAAGTTCAGTTAAATCTTTTGGAAAAAAGGTGGTGAATAAAAACGCTGCCTTAAAGAAAATGGCACTTTTTGGATTAAGATTACTTAAATATTAATTAAATGATTACAACTGTTTACAAAGACTGGATTAGGCAAAGCAATAAACTGGAGAGACTCTTTTTATTGGCTAAGATTGAATTTAAATTACGATACTATGAAAATAGGCTAGGCTTGTTTTGGGCCGTTATCAAGCCTTTAATGGACTTAGCTATTTATTATATAGTTTTTAAAACTATTATGAAGCAGGGCGTGGATAACTACGCGTCTTTTCTTTTTATTGGTCTAATATTTTATAATTTTTTCTTAGAAAGCACCAGTGGCACTGTTTCTATTTTAAATACTAAAAAGTATTTATATGAATACAGTAATATGAATAAGCTGGAAATTTATATATCTACTTTGCTGAGTAATTCTATTGGCTTTCTTTTTAACCTCACCGTTTTTACTTTCTTTTATTTAGTAATAGAACCCGGAGATAATATAATTACCTGGAAGGCAGTGTTTATTGTTCCCCTTTTCTTTAATATGTTCATTTTGGCGTTGGGATTTTCTTTAATCCTGTCAAATGTTTATATAATAGCAAAAGATATAAGCCAGATTTGGATGGTGTTTACTACGCTGTTTTTCTTTGTGTCTCCAATTTTCTATAGGCTTCAGACCTTTAGAGAAAGTGTTCCTGGTGCTGATTATATCAATCCGTTTGCAGGTATTATTATAAATGCGCGTAAAGTAATAATGGAGGGCGTATATCCAGAGTGGGAGCTTTTCTATTTTGATTTTGGGTACGCCTTTCTGGTTTTAATGTTGGGATTAATTTTATTGAATAAGTTAGGAGCAAAGGCTTCTGAGAAATTGTAATTGGTTATGGATAAGCAGATAGCTATAAAAGCAAGAAATATTAGTAAAACGTTTAAGATTACAGAAGACAGCCATAATACAGTCAAGCATCGTCTTTTCAATATATTTAATCCGCCAAGAAGGAAGTTTGTGCCTGCTTTAAAAAGCTTGTCATTAGAAATAAAAAAAGGGGAGTGTATTGGGCTATTAGGACGTAATGGTTGTGGTAAATCTACGCTGGTAAAATTATTGGCAGGGGTGTACCCTACAGACAGTGGCTACATTCAAATTAATGGTTCTACCATGCTCATGAACCTTGGAGTAGGTATGAGCCATGAACTTACGGCCAGAGAAAATATTTATGTTTCGGGGTCAGTACTAGGCTTAAAAATAAAACAGGTAGATGCCATTTTTGATGAAATCATTGCCTTTGCCGAGTTAGAAGACTTTGTAGACACCAAAATAAAGTTCTTCTCCTCTGGTATGGTTGCCCGATTAGGGTTTTCTGTGGCCGTTAATGCAGGAGCAGATATTATGTTTTTAGATGAAGTTTTCGCGGTGGGCGATGCCAAATTTCAAGAGAAGGCCATTAAGGTTTTTGAAAGCTCCTGGATTGAAGGGAGAACCGTTATTCTTGTGAGCCATAGCATGGAAACCATAAGAAAATATTGTCATAGGGCGGCTTATATGAAAAATGGCGAATTAAAATATATAGGTGACCCTACTACTGCTATAGATATGTACTTGGAGGATAACCAGTAAATTCAACGCCTGCAAAAGCAAAGTTTAAAATGGGTTATTTTTAAGGGAATTTATATCATTTAGGAATTAGAAGCGCCAAAGCTAGAATTCTCTACTGCAACTTTAAGGTATTTATATAGTTTGCCTATTGCCAAGTAAATTCTTTTTGGGTGTATGTTATAGGTATAGAGGAGTATTTATTCAGTTTGAGAATCAAAAGAAATTAAAAGGTAATTATATGGGATTGATAAATTTAGACGCTGAAAAAATTGAGGTTTTAAAAAGCCATGGATTAGAGGTTCTCCCTGGAATGGTTCATATTGATAGCGACCTTTCATTTTCCTCCCCCTGCGGTGTGAAATGGTCTGTTACCGAGCAAGGGGTTGAACTGGGCGCTTTTAGTTATATGGTCAGCGGATTCATTTGCGGAACTAAGATTGGGAGATACTGTTCTTTCGGGGAAAACATACAGATAGGGCGCCAAAGCCATCCTTTGAACTGGATCAGTACATCGCCATTCCTGTACCTCAATAACAGCATGATTGTTCCTTTTAATGAGGATTTAAAAGAGGTCACCACACAAGAAATACAATACTTACCTGTCCCGCCCACCAGCCTGCAGAGAACTGTCATAGGTAATGATGTCTGGATTGGGCATGGTGCTATGGTACTCCCTGGCGTCACAATTGGGGACGGGGCGATCATTGCAGCTGGTTCAGTTGTGACAAAAGATGTTCCGCCCTATGCCATAGTTGGAGGAAATCCTGCCAGCTTTATAAAGTTCAGATTACCTTTTGAATTAATTTCTGAAATCCAGAAAACAGAATGGTGGAATTACAGCCCAAAGGTTCTGAATACGTTTCCGATTTGGTCGCCAACCCAATTTATTGAAGAATTCAACAAAGCGAAAGATCAACTGGAACCTTACCAAGGTGCTTTCCAAAAAGTAAGCGACATACTTAATTAAATATCTATATAAATCAGAAGACAGTCCATAAAGAAGTAAACGCTCTTTATGGACTGTCTTCTGATTTATATAGATAGACACCGAAAACGAAATTTCGGGGCCTTATTTCTTATTTGAGTTTAAGAGCACAAAAGGAATAAAAAAACCCGCCAGCATGGTCCCGAAGTTCTTCCCAAAGTAGACTTCCGTGATCCATGC
This Rufibacter radiotolerans DNA region includes the following protein-coding sequences:
- a CDS encoding ABC transporter permease gives rise to the protein MITTVYKDWIRQSNKLERLFLLAKIEFKLRYYENRLGLFWAVIKPLMDLAIYYIVFKTIMKQGVDNYASFLFIGLIFYNFFLESTSGTVSILNTKKYLYEYSNMNKLEIYISTLLSNSIGFLFNLTVFTFFYLVIEPGDNIITWKAVFIVPLFFNMFILALGFSLILSNVYIIAKDISQIWMVFTTLFFFVSPIFYRLQTFRESVPGADYINPFAGIIINARKVIMEGVYPEWELFYFDFGYAFLVLMLGLILLNKLGAKASEKL
- a CDS encoding ABC transporter ATP-binding protein, with protein sequence MDKQIAIKARNISKTFKITEDSHNTVKHRLFNIFNPPRRKFVPALKSLSLEIKKGECIGLLGRNGCGKSTLVKLLAGVYPTDSGYIQINGSTMLMNLGVGMSHELTARENIYVSGSVLGLKIKQVDAIFDEIIAFAELEDFVDTKIKFFSSGMVARLGFSVAVNAGADIMFLDEVFAVGDAKFQEKAIKVFESSWIEGRTVILVSHSMETIRKYCHRAAYMKNGELKYIGDPTTAIDMYLEDNQ
- a CDS encoding CatB-related O-acetyltransferase, producing the protein MGLINLDAEKIEVLKSHGLEVLPGMVHIDSDLSFSSPCGVKWSVTEQGVELGAFSYMVSGFICGTKIGRYCSFGENIQIGRQSHPLNWISTSPFLYLNNSMIVPFNEDLKEVTTQEIQYLPVPPTSLQRTVIGNDVWIGHGAMVLPGVTIGDGAIIAAGSVVTKDVPPYAIVGGNPASFIKFRLPFELISEIQKTEWWNYSPKVLNTFPIWSPTQFIEEFNKAKDQLEPYQGAFQKVSDILN